A stretch of DNA from Terriglobales bacterium:
ATTGCGTAGTCGGGGACGACCATGCCGTGTTGGGACGCGCCACGACCGGCGGTTGCAAAGTGACACGGCTGGGCGAGGCTGAGGCCCGGGCCAATCTGCAGAAGGGCATCGTGGAGGCCTGTCGCGCGGGCCGAATCGAACTACCTAGTGTCGCGCGCGTGTGTGTAGGGCTGGCGGGAGCATCGCTGGACGACTCCTGCCAAGCGGTGAAGCGGATCGTAGGCGAAGTAGTGCCGTCCCCCGTCGACGTCGTGGGGGACATGGTGGTCGCTTTTGAAGCGGCGTTCCCCGAGGGCGCGGGAGTGCTGGTGAGCGCGGGCACGGGTTCAATCGCCTATGGGCGCAACGAACGCGGCGAGACGGCACGCGCTGGAGGCTGGGGATCGGTGGTTTCCGACGAAGGATCGGGGGATTGGGTCGGCCGTGCGGCGGTGGCGGCCGCGCTGCGCGCCTTCGACGCCGGGACGACCACGGCTTTGGCAGTCGGAATCCTGAACGCCTGGCAGGTGGCAACGCGCGATGACGTGGCGCGCATGGCCAACTCTTACCCGTTGCCGGATTTTGCGGCGCTGTTTCCTGTTGCGCTGACCGCCGCGGATCGCGGCGACGCGGTGGCGCGCGATATCTTGATTCGCGCGGGGATGGAATTGGCGCAATTGGCGCGCATTGTTTCGCGGCGTTTGTGGCCGGGGCAGAACGCCGTGCGCGTGCGCATCTGCGGCGGAGTGTTCATGAACTCGTTCTGCATCCAGCAGGTATTCGAGAATTCGCTGCGAGCAGAACGTCCCAATGCCGCCGTCACCTTCGGCATGGTAGATGCTGCCGCAGGAGCGCTGGCGTATGCCCGCCGTGCCGCTGGCCATGGTGCCGCGGTCATGGCGTAGATTCCGCGCAGGGTCGGCAACCGAGCATGGATCAACGGCGATCAGGACGGGCTGAAGAAGGTCCGATTGAAAATCTGTTGCATCATCCTGCCGAAGAGATACAGCGGCAAGTGGCTGCGCATCCGCAACTCAATGAAGATCTAGCCCTGGCGTTTCTGGCGCGGCGTGACCTGGCGCGCGCCGCAATCGAAGACCTCACCAAGAACGCTGCGGTGATGAAAAGCCGCAAGGTCATCGGTGCGATCGTGATGCATCCGCGCGCCCCTCGCCATGTTTCTCTGCCGATCATCCGGCACTTGTATACCTTCGAGTTGATGCACATTGCACTCACGCCACAGGTGCCTGCCGATATAAAGATGGCGGCCGAGGAAGCCATCGTGGGAAGGTTGGAAACCGTGTCTTCGGGAGAACGGCTGAGCCTGGCAAGGCGGTGCTCCACCCGGGTGGCCGCTGCGCTGCTGCTGGACAAGGAGAGCCGCGTGATTGAAGCGGCGCTGAACAACCCGCACCTGACCGAAGCCTGGGTGGTCAGGGCGCTGATGGACGACGACGCTCCGCAGGCGTTCGTGGAGATGACCTGCCGGCACCAGAAGTGGTCCTTGCGTCAGGAAGTGCGAGTGGCCTTGGTGCGTAATTCGAAGACGCCGTTCGCCCGCGCCCTTCAGTTCGCGCAGGCGCTGCCCACCGCCACGCTGCGCGACGTGCTGCGGCAGTCGCGGCTGGACGCGAATATCAAGATGTATTTGCTGCAGGAACTGGAAAACCGTACTCGAAAGTAAAACATCATGTATGTCTGGTAAGCGATTATTACTAAGCCGGTTAGAATCTCATTAGATCCCGCGCTACAACGATTCTTCCCTTGAATTCCCGGGCGGTACGCTCCAGGATCTTGTCGTCCGCGTCCGACGGGACGACGTGACTCAGCACCAGGAGTTTCACTCCGGCCTCGCGTGCGGCGCGCCCGGCTTCTTCCGGCGTGGTGTGGTACGCCTTGAGACGGGCGGCAACCTCGGGCGTGTCAACCTGGTCGAGCCACTCCGGCAGCGCCACCTCATGCACGAGGACGTCTGCACCCTTGGCATAGCGCACTAGGTTGGGACTGTAGCGCGTGTCGCCCGAGATGACCACGCGCTTGCCGGCGGCATCGAAGCGGTATCCGAAGGCGTGTCCCACCGGCCGGTGATCCACACGGAAGGCGGTGATGGTGACATCCTCGTCCCGATATACGACGCCTTCTTGCACGATGTGAGTGCGAATCCTTGCGCCCTCGGCAGGCTGCATTTCGGTGAGGTCACGGCGGATGTGGATGTCCTCGGCAAAGAACTTCATGAGCGCGCTGGCAACCTGCTTGGTACCGTCAGGACCGTAGAGCTCCAGAGGAGTCTTGCGGCCGAAAATCCAGGTGCTGGTAAAAACATCCGGCAGGCCTGAGGTATGGTCGGAGTGCAGGTGGGTGAGGAAGACGGCGCGCACGGACTTCAAAGGAAACTCCGTCGCGGCCAGACGCATGACGACTCCGCGTCCGGCATCGACGAGAAAGAGCTTTTCTTTCACGACGACGGCGGTGGCCGGGCCGGCGCGTTCGTTATTCGGCCGGGGAAAACCTGTGCCCAGCGTGATGACCTGCATACCACCGGAATCGATGGGCGCCGCCAGCTGCTCTTGTTGTCCCAGGGAGCCCTCGGCGATGAGTAAGGCGATGACCCACACTACGGTCCGTTTCATCTCTAGCCAGTCCTCTCCGTTCCCAAATCTCTCTGTGTCGCGGTATCTCTGTGGCGAATCTATTTCCGAAAGTGCTCTTGAATAGCCGCGGCCTGCTTGGGAGTGACCACTGCGGCAAGCGCGGCGGCGTTGGCCTCCTGCACCGCGCGCAGGCTGCCGAAATGTTCCAGCAGGCGGCGACGTGTCGCTGGCCCTACGCCGGGAATCTCCAGCAGTTCGGAGCCGCGATCCCGCATCTGTCGGCGCTTGCGATGGAACGTCAGCGCAAAGCGATGAGATTCATCACGGATGCTCTGGATCAAGTGCAACACCGG
This window harbors:
- a CDS encoding MBL fold metallo-hydrolase, coding for MKRTVVWVIALLIAEGSLGQQEQLAAPIDSGGMQVITLGTGFPRPNNERAGPATAVVVKEKLFLVDAGRGVVMRLAATEFPLKSVRAVFLTHLHSDHTSGLPDVFTSTWIFGRKTPLELYGPDGTKQVASALMKFFAEDIHIRRDLTEMQPAEGARIRTHIVQEGVVYRDEDVTITAFRVDHRPVGHAFGYRFDAAGKRVVISGDTRYSPNLVRYAKGADVLVHEVALPEWLDQVDTPEVAARLKAYHTTPEEAGRAAREAGVKLLVLSHVVPSDADDKILERTAREFKGRIVVARDLMRF
- a CDS encoding BadF/BadG/BcrA/BcrD ATPase family protein, whose amino-acid sequence is MGVYLGIDGGGTKTDCVVGDDHAVLGRATTGGCKVTRLGEAEARANLQKGIVEACRAGRIELPSVARVCVGLAGASLDDSCQAVKRIVGEVVPSPVDVVGDMVVAFEAAFPEGAGVLVSAGTGSIAYGRNERGETARAGGWGSVVSDEGSGDWVGRAAVAAALRAFDAGTTTALAVGILNAWQVATRDDVARMANSYPLPDFAALFPVALTAADRGDAVARDILIRAGMELAQLARIVSRRLWPGQNAVRVRICGGVFMNSFCIQQVFENSLRAERPNAAVTFGMVDAAAGALAYARRAAGHGAAVMA